A stretch of DNA from Sporichthyaceae bacterium:
ACCACCCCGACGCCGCCGACATCGTGGTGCCGCATCCGATCGAGCCGCTGCTGGTGCTCGACCGATGCGATGAGCCCGCAGTCGCCGCCGGCGCCGCTCGAGTGCCGGCGACGTTCGGCTGGTGAGCCGGCGTCACCACCGGGCAACGTCGATACAGGCGGGGCGACTTCGGGCGCTGGATCGGCTCGGTGGTCTCAGCTCTGCCCACTGGTGGCGGGCAAGGTGACGTAGCGTCAGGAGTTGCGGGCGATCGCCAGGCCGGCATCGACGATCGAGTCGGCCAGTACGGCGGGATCGGCCTCGATGTGCCCGTGCACCCAGGCGCTGATCACGTCGGTCGTGCCGGCCACGATGATCCGGGTGACCACGTCATGGGCGGGGGTGCGGTTCGGCACCTTCCGGAACGGCAGGACGTGGTCGCGCAGCAGCACGACGTAGGTCTCGACCGCGGCGTTCCGGTGCTCGCGCAGCACCTGCACGGCGGGGGCGTCGGCGAACAGGCGGGACACCCGGGCGTCGGCGGTCAGGGCGCGCACGAGGATGTCGACCACGACCCGGGGCCGCTTGGTGCGGGCCACCCCGTCGAGCGCGGCCAGAATCTCGGCCTCGAGGCCGATCAGGAACTCGTCGAGGATCGCGAGCAGCAGGGCGTCGCGGTCGGTGTAGCTCTCGTAGAAGTAACGTTTCGTCAGCCCGGCGATCCGGCACACGCCCTCGGCCGAGACCGCCGTGGTGCCGTGCTCGCCGACGATCTCCAGGCACGCCTCGCGCAAGGCGGCGCGGCGTTCGGCGATTCGGTCGGTAGCCGCCACGCCCTTGTACGGACGGTGGGCGGTCGTCATGGGCATCAGTGTCGCATCTCGAGCATATTGACACGGTACCGTTTCAGTTATTGACTACGGCGATGGCTTGCTGCGTGTTCCTCTCCCTCGTGCTCGGGGGCGCGGTACGCGCCTGGTTCGCGGTGTTCGGTGGCCGTCGACCGGACGCCTTCGCCCCGCCGGCGCGGCGCTCGACCGAGGGCCCGCACGAGCAGTTGGAGCGGACATGACGGCGCCCGCGCTGCTCGCGGGCGACGTCCTCGACCCGGCCGACCGGCCGTCGAACCGTTGGACCACGGCCCCGATCCAAACCCCCCGAGGCGTGTTCGGGCCGGTCACCCGATCGCGGTTGCGTCGCGCTTCGGCTTGGTACGTGCTGCTCTGGGTGGTCGGGTTCGGGCTTGCCGCCACTGGATCGGCCGGTTGGTCCGCCCTCGGTTCGGGGCTGCAGTTCCCCGGCGGCGGACTGCTCGCGGGTGGTCACCCGGTGCTCGCCGGCCTCGGGTTCGGCGCCCTGCTGCTCGCCGTCTTCCTGTGGTGGGCGCTGGGGCCGGTCCTGCTCGCGCCGCTGACCTGGCTCGCCACCGCGGCCTGGGGCGCGGGTGTCGTCGACACCACCAGCAGCGGCCGACGGGCGACCGCGGCCGTGGCCGGGCCCGCGCTGCTGCTCGTGTCCTACGGGCTGCACACCGCCCGGCACCGTCGCCAGGCCGCCGTCGGCCGAGGGCGCAACCAGGAACTGACGCAGCATCAGTTTCGTATCGTCGGCCCGCCGGGCGACGCGGGGATGCCGGTCGCGGAGAGCACTGCGGAGGACCTGGCCCACCTGCGCTACGGCCTG
This window harbors:
- a CDS encoding TetR/AcrR family transcriptional regulator; translation: MTTAHRPYKGVAATDRIAERRAALREACLEIVGEHGTTAVSAEGVCRIAGLTKRYFYESYTDRDALLLAILDEFLIGLEAEILAALDGVARTKRPRVVVDILVRALTADARVSRLFADAPAVQVLREHRNAAVETYVVLLRDHVLPFRKVPNRTPAHDVVTRIIVAGTTDVISAWVHGHIEADPAVLADSIVDAGLAIARNS